Proteins from a genomic interval of Rosa chinensis cultivar Old Blush chromosome 2, RchiOBHm-V2, whole genome shotgun sequence:
- the LOC112190525 gene encoding stem 28 kDa glycoprotein: MKTFPVLPLFFLATLVATNQASDGAVSHQIHLLRPKTGSHGSHVPGVSCLSWRLGVETHNIIGWKTIPAACEGYVGHYMLGHQYRKDSEAVIYEAHLYAKSLNLTNDGKNLWVFDVDETTLSNLPYYARHGFGVEVFNPILFNEWVSKSTAPALPESLKLYKKLLALGIKVAFLTGRPESYRKATETNLKNVGYHTWETAILKDSSYAGKTSLFYKSSEREKLEKKGYRIIGNMGDQWTDLLGTNAGNRTFKVPDPMYYIS, encoded by the exons ATGAAAACATTCCCGGTACTACCACTCTTCTTCCTAGCCACACTGGTGGCAACAAACCAAGCTTCAGACGGTGCTGTATCCCACCAGATTCATCTCCTCCGGCCAAAAACCGGTTCCCATGGGAGCCACGTCCCCGGCGTTTCGTGCCTGAGCTGGAGACTCGGCGTCGAAACCCACAATATTATTGGGTGGAAGACTATTCCAGCGGCTTGTGAAGGCTATGTAGGGCACTACATGCTTGGCCACCAGTACAGAAAAGACTCGGAAGCTGTTATTTATGAGGCGCATCTCTACGCTAAGAGCCTGAATCTTACCAATGATGGCAAGAACTTGTGGGTCTTTGACGTAGATGAGACTACTCTCTCCAACCTACCTTATTATGCTCGCCATGGATTCGG GGTGGAGGTATTTAATCCCATTTTATTCAACGAATGGGTCTCGAAAAGCACAGCCCCAGCCTTACCTGAGAGTCTTAAGTTGTACAAGAAATTATTGGCTCTTGGAATTAAGGTTGCATTCTTAACAGGAAGACCAGAATCTTATAGAAAGGCCACAGAAACCAATCTAAAAAATGTTGGATATCACACTTGGGAAACGGCTATACTAAA AGATTCATCTTATGCAGGTAAGACATCACTCTTTTATAAGTCatctgagagagagaagctTGAGAAGAAAGGATACAGAATAATTGGGAACATGGGCGATCAATGGACTGATCTCTTGGGGACAAATGCTGGCAACCGGACCTTCAAGGTGCCGGATCCAATGTATTACATTAGTTGa
- the LOC112188710 gene encoding mitochondrial-processing peptidase subunit alpha translates to MYRTAASRVRSLKGRVGATRYASVTAAATKPASGGIFSWLTGEKSSALPRLETPLAGVNLPPPLPDYVEPSKTKVTKLSNGVRIASEKSPSPAASIGLYVNCGSIYETPVTSGASHLLERLAFKSTTNRSHLRIIREVEAIGGNIGASASREQMGYTFDALKTYVPQMVELLVDSVRNPAFLEWEVNEELEKVRAEIADLSKNPQGLLLERIHSAGFSGALRNPLLASEDALNRLDSNILEEFVAENYTAPRIVLAASGVDHEELLSIAEPLLSDLPSVPLVGEPKSQYVGGEYRAQGDTKDEAHVALAFEVPGGWREEKQAIILTVLQLLMGGGGSFSAGGPGKGMHSRLYLRVLNNHQEIQNFTAFNSLFNDSGLFGIYASTGSGFASQAVEIAAKELLSIATPGQVSDVELKRAKESTKAAVLMNLESRMIASEDIGRQVLTYGERKPVEDFLKTVEGVTLKDITTAAQQIISSPLTMASYGNVVNVPSYDSVNRIFHAK, encoded by the exons ATGTACAGAACTGCAGCTTCGCGAGTCAGGTCGCTTAAG GGCCGTGTGGGCGCCACCAGGTATGCGTCAGTAACTGCAGCTGCTACAAAGCCAGCCTCAGGGGGTATCTTTAGCTGGCTGACTGGGGAAAAGTCCAGTGCTCTTCCTCGTCTGGAAACCCCATTAGCAGGTGTGAACCTCCCTCCTCCACTACCTGATTATGTGGAACCAAGCAAGACTAAGGTTACAAAGCTCTCCAATGGTGTCAGAATAGCTTCAGAAAAGTCACCG AGTCCTGCAGCCTCCATTGGATTATATGTTAATTGTGGATCCATTTATGAGACTCCAGTAACGAGTGGGGCTTCACACTTGTTAGAAAGGCTGGCCTTTAAGAGTACAACCAACCGGAGCCACTTGCGCATTATTAGAGAAGTGGAAGCAATTGGTGGTAACATTGGAGCCAGTGCCTCTAGGGAACAAATGGGATACACTTTTGATGCTCTTAAAACCTATGTTCCTCAGATGGTGGAATTGCTTGTTGACTCTGTGAGAAATCCTGCCTTCTTGGAATGGGAGGTCAATGAGGAG CTGGAAAAGGTGCGGGCAGAAATTGCTGACCTTTCTAAAAATCCTCAAGGCTTACTCTTGGAGAGGATTCATTCGGCTGGTTTTTCTGGAGCTTTGAGAAATCCTCTTTTGGCTTCTGAAGACGCACTGAACAGATTGGATAGCAACATCCTTGAGGAATTTGTTGCT GAGAATTATACTGCTCCTCGGATAGTTCTTGCAGCATCTGGGGTTGACCATGAGGAGCTTTTATCTATTGCAGAACCACTTCTCTCTGACCTACCAAGTGTGCCCCTTGTTGGCGAGCCAAAATCTCAATATGTTGGAGGGGAGTATCGTGCTCAAGGTGATACAAAG GATGAGGCACATGTTGCTCTTGCTTTTGAAGTTCCTGGTGGTTGGCGTGAAGAGAAGCAAGCTATCATTTTGACTGTTCTCCAG TTGCTTATGGGAGGAGGTGGCTCTTTCTCTGCCGGGGGTCCTGGAAAGGGGATGCACTCAAGGCTAT ATCTCCGTGTCTTGAATAATCATCAGGAGATTCAAAATTTTACTGCATTCAACAGCCTCTTTAATGATTCTGGATTGTTTGGAATTTATGCTAGCACT GGCTCTGGGTTTGCATCACAGGCAGTTGAAATAGCAGCAAAAGAGTTACTTTCAATTGCCACACCTGGACAAG TTTCGGATGTAGAGCTTAAACGTGCTAAAGAGTCCACAAAGGCTGCAGTTTTGATGAATCTAGAATCTAGA ATGATTGCATCAGAAGATATAGGAAGGCAAGTTTTGACATATGGCGAGAG GAAACCCGTGGAGGATTTCTTAAAGACAGTAGAAGGAGTGACTTTGAAAGATATTACTACAGCCGCCCAACAGATTATATCTTCACCTCTAACAATGGCATCATATGGGAATG TTGTTAATGTCCCAAGCTACGATTCAGTTAACAGAATCTTCCATGCAAAATGA
- the LOC112187426 gene encoding 30S ribosomal protein S9, mitochondrial: MLSRLLPKPSHFSLLTRISTKFHPCPHPQFPSPLQNPTFTTFLPRFFSAGGDGNNGQSPPDVWNLSKETDENFDPLFGESSGDVSGIAEADSWTKSTGGDEWETVPGFRPWSLGGEEDKGDDLFQVGDGVQTRTSVESDQEDEGKRIEEAKRLEKEEKELTAVLKGPNRAFGDLVAASGITDEMLDSLIALKDFRGIKGLPPLHEIEDIRYRKNTSKSSRADIERQKQEEVAKARVRLVDDKGRAYGTGRRKCSIARVWIQPGDGNFVINDKQFDVYFPMLDHRAAILRPFSETKTLGLWDINCTVQGGGLSGQVGAIRLGVSRALQNWEPDLRPTLKASGFLTRDSRAVERKKPGKAKARKSFQWVKR, translated from the exons ATGCTCTCTCGTCTCCTCCCCAAACCCTCACATTTCTCTCTCCTAACCCGAATCTCCACAAAATTCCACCCATGTCCCCACCCCCAATTCCCCTCCCCTCTCCAAAACCCTACCTTCACCACCTTCCTCCCTAGGTTCTTCTCCGCCGGCGGCGACGGCAACAACGGCCAATCCCCGCCCGACGTCTGGAACCTTTCCAAGGAAACCGATGAGAACTTCGACCCTCTGTTCGGCGAAAGCTCCGGTGACGTCTCCGGGATAGCCGAGGCTGATTCGTGGACCAAATCGACGGGCGGCGATGAGTGGGAGACGGTGCCGGGGTTTAGGCCCTGGAGCTTGGGAGGAGAGGAAGATAAGGGCGACGATTTGTTCCAAGTCGGCGATGGCGTTCAAACTAGGACTAGTGTGGAGAGTGATCAGGAGGATGAGGGTAAGAGGATAGAGGAGGCTAAGAGGCTTGAGAAAGAGGAGAAGGAGCTCACTGCTGTTCTTAAAG GTCCAAATCGTGCATTTGGTGACCTTGTTGCAGCATCTGGAATCACAGATGAAATGCTTGACAGTTTGATTGCATTGAAGGATTTTCGAGGGATAAAGGGATTACCTCCACTACATGAAATAGAAGACATTCGCTATCGGAAAAACACAAGTAAATCTTCAAGAGCTGATATAGAGCGCCAGAAACAGGAGGAAGTTGCCAAAGCAAGAGTGAGACTAGTGGACGACAAGGGAAGAGCTTATGGAACAGGAAGAAGGAAATGCAGTATAGCCCGTGTCTGGATTCAACCTGGTGATGGTAATTTCGTCATCAACGATAAACAGTTTGATGTCTATTTTCCAATGCTTGATCATCGTGCTGCTATCCTTCGACCGTTCTCTGAGACAAAAACTTTGGGCCTTTGGGACATCAATTGCACCGTTCAAGGGGGTGGTCTCTCAG GTCAAGTTGGAGCAATACGATTAGGAGTTAGCAGGGCCTTGCAAAATTGGGAACCGGACTTGCGTCCAACACTCAAAGCTT CTGGTTTCTTGACTAGGGACTCACGTGCTGTGGAAAGGAAAAAACCAGGAAAAGCAAAAGCAAGGAAGAGCTTCCAATGGGTCAAGCGTTGA
- the LOC112187425 gene encoding pentatricopeptide repeat-containing protein At1g51965, mitochondrial yields MRHRRHLRLVLAIPTRRHYATKYTAKVTSTSPTGRTLSVEVTPPPPLPTDIRGYTLPRRDLVCKATQIILHQSRSATSDPFLDLSDYLSSLSLSLTPAEASEILKSLNDPDLALKFFRFCPSLSPKFQHDAFSCNRLLLILSKSAAPARFDLARSIVSDMHRSNIRGNISTVNLLIGLFGNTDDLETTMGLVKKWSLSMTSYTYKCLVQAFLRSYNSTKAFQSYMEMRRHGHKLDIYSYNMLLHALAKDEKVEQAHKVFEDMKRKDCEPDEFTYTIMIRMSGKLGKGDECVAFFRELLNKGCNLNLIVYNTVIQALARSNMVDKAVLVFAKMVEADCRPNEFTYSVILNLLVVQGQLGRLDEVVEMSKRYVTKSIYAYLVKTLSKLGHDDEAHRLFCNMWKFHDKGDRDAYMSMLESLCSAGKTAEAVDMLSNIHEKGVSTDTMMYNTVLAALGRLKQISNLHEVYEKMKHDGPEPDLFTYNILISSFGRAGKVDEAMTIFEQLENSDCKPDIVSYNSLINCLGKNGDVDEAHMRFKEMQEKGFSPDVVTYSTLIECFGKTDRVDMACRLFDDMLAQGCCPNIVTYNILLDCLERCGRTAEAVDLYAKLKQQGLTPDWITYSVLERLQSGSHRKFRVRRQSPITGWVVSPIR; encoded by the exons ATGAGACACCGCCGCCACCTGAGACTGGTTCTGGCAatccccacgcgccgccactacGCCACAAAATACACCGCCAAAGTAACCTCAACGTCCCCAACCGGCCGCACCCTCTCCGTCGAGGTGACCCCACCACCTCCCCTCCCCACCGACATCCGCGGCTACACTCTCCCCCGCCGCGACCTCGTCTGCAAAGCCACCCAAATCATCCTCCACCAATCCCGCTCCGCCACGTCGGACCCCTTCCTCGACCTCTCCGACTACCtctcctccctctccctctccctcacCCCCGCCGAAGCCTCCGAGATCCTCAAgtccctaaacgaccccgaccTCGCCTTAAAATTCTTCCGATTCTGCCCCTCCCTTTCCCCCAAATTCCAACACGACGCCTTCAGCTGCAACCGCCTCCTCCTCATCCTCTCCAAGTCCGCCGCCCCCGCCCGCTTCGACCTCGCCCGCTCGATCGTCTCCGACATGCACCGCTCCAACATACGCGGCAACATCTCCACCGTCAATCTCCTCATCGGCCTCTTCGGCAACACCGACGACCTGGAAACCACCATGGGCCTGGTGAAGAAATGGAGCCTCAGCATGACCTCCTACACATACAAATGTCTAGTTCAGGCCTTCTTGCGATCCTACAATTCCACCAAGGCCTTCCAGTCCTACATGGAAATGCGTCGCCATGGTCACAAATTGGACATTTACTCTTACAATATGCTGCTGCATGCACTTGCCAAAGACGAAAAG GTTGAGCAGGCACACAAGGTGTTTGAAGATATGAAGAGGAAGGATTGCGAGCCGGATGAGTTTACATACACAATCATGATCAGAATGAGTGGgaaattgggtaaaggggatgAGTGTGTGGCGTTTTTTCGGGAATTGTTGAACAAAGGTTgcaatttgaatttgattgtttATAATACCGTCATTCAGGCTCTTGCTAGGAGCAACATGGTTGATAAGGCGGTCCTTGTGTTTGCGAAAATGGTGGAAGCTGATTGTAGGCCGAATGAGTTTACTTACAGTGtgattttgaatcttttggTTGTGCAAGGGCAGCTTGGAAGGTTGGATGAGGTGGTGGAGATGTCGAAGAGATATGTGACTAAGTCTATATACGCGTATCTTGTTAAGACGTTGAGCAAATTGGGTCATGATGATGAAGCCCACCGGCTGTTCTGCAACATGTGGAAATTCCATGACAAGGGGGATCGGGATGCGTACATGTCGATGTTAGAGAGTTTGTGTTCTGCAGGTAAAACCGCGGAGGCCGTTGATATGTTGAGTAACATTCATGAGAAAGGGGTATCCACTGACACTATGATGTATAACACAGTGTTGGCCGCGCTTGGGAGGTTGAAGCAAATATCAAATCTTCATGAAGTGTATGAAAAGATGAAACATGATGGCCCTGAACCGGATCTATTTACCTACAACATTCTGATTTCCAGCTTTGGTAGGGCTGGGAAGGTTGATGAGGCGATGACAATATTCGAACAGCTTGAGAACAGTGATTGTAAACCTGATATCGTATCTTACAATTCATTGATCAATTGCCTTGGGAAGAATGGTGATGTGGATGAAGCCCACATGAGGTTCAAGGAGATGCAGGAGAAAGGGTTCAGCCCTGATGTTGTCACCTACAGCACTCTAATCGAGTGCTTTGGCAAGACAGATAGGGTTGACATGGCGTGCAGGTTGTTCGATGACATGCTTGCTCAAGGCTGCTGTCCAAACATTGTCACCTACAACATCTTGCTTGATTGTCTTGAGAGGTGTGGGAGGACCGCCGAGGCAGTGGATTTGTATGCAAAACTGAAGCAGCAGGGTTTGACGCCGGATTGGATTACATATTCAGTGCTTGAACGACTGCAAAGTGGTTCTCATAGGAAATTCAGAGTCCGTAGGCAGAGTCCTATCACAGGTTGGGTTGTCAGCCCTATAAGGTGA